GtgggtttcaaaaaaaaaaaaatctgctaATGTGATTACGACCACCATGATGCGTGCATGGCATCATCTTGTTTACGTGCGttaattagtttaaatttacATGTTTTGCGATCAGAGATAAAGATGACTAGGCGCACTAATCTCTTTTCGTGTTTATGATTGTTTTAGTTGAAAATTGAAACTTGTTTCAGATTTGCACTTCTCCTTCTAGCCCAATCATCTTTTGCTTTCGTACGGCAAAAGAAACACGTGGCTGAAACAAAATGcattaatcatttttttctggAACAAAAACTTATATAATTCTTTTGCTAAACTAACAAAACTTATATATCTCTTTATAAAAGGGTTCTAATACATTTTTGTGCTAATTTGTAAGAGATTGTTTTGTGGATTTCTAAACAATATTCTTATCTGCTTGTTactgtataaaattaataagatGAATCGATCTCTaattcttttttccttttttcatcATTTACGGCTCCCAATGATATCAGTTGGATCAACCATATGAAAGTCAAACCAGCCGCTCAACTGTATCCTTCATGTTATACTGTAGTCAATAATTCTCACATATAAAACACGTATTCAACGTCTATACCTTTTCTTAATGAACAAAGCACAcgtaacttttttttgtcaaaaaagcATACGTAACTTTATCTTTAGAGCTTctatttattgttatataaaCAACCATACAATATTTATTAACAATTTGATTCAAATAATTAGGCCCTTCGTTCTCCTGATTCCTGAACatagtttagaaaaaaaatgttcGTGATTAGCGACCCTTAACTGATTAGTAGGATTATAACTGAGGATctcaatttttgtttcaaaattaaCTCCTACATTATAAACTCTAGTTTCATGTGACAATTTAGAGCAAAACAACTGATTTTAACTAATTTCAAAACTCTATCAAACCCCACATACCTTTCCGAATTTTATGTAACAGCTGGAGatgagaatatatatttttgatgacTCAAAGTAAATTCAGACCTACGAAGAGTTCAAACTATTTTCAGGAAAAGTACAATCCATGTATAGACTTTTTCAGAGTATATAAATGAATCATAagcaaaatattatatatgtataggTGTTCAGGGAACGATGTGTGTAATTTGGCACAACTGGTATAACAAATTCGAAAGTGTTAGTGTCCCAGCTTTCTTACCACTCGACCACGAGGAAATATGCAAATGAGAATATTGATATGAGTTTCAATCTACAACTTTGATATTAGTAGATCCATCGAAGCTGTATACTTTATGCAAGGATTTCATATGTATTTCAAAGtctgatatactaatttataattatacttTTAGTTTAATactttactagattttgacccgcgctttggaagcgcggaatattttacgataaaaaatttcactaataacttaacaaatattttgataatttttaaaagagtgtgtatttaaaatacttttgcatttaaatcagtgtttttaaattcaacccaatTGTGACTATAcccgttaatccggagatctgacaattcaattttggtttttaaaatattcatattaaaaaaatcactaaaaatcaagactaaccgattgaactgatggatggccgatatgtaatctaattagatttaaattgtaatagtttcataatttgtaatcttataatccaaattttaaagttcattattttgaaatttattaaaatatgacgtttctacaaaattttaaagagaaaatgataaatataaaataatatgattaattattgtattgtttggaaaaattgatagtagtataaaaatatattgtttggaaacattgatagtagtataaagaaataagtatattgtttggaaacatagatagtagtataaagaaaggaacattagtgatttaatgtagatttaactataaaatataaaggtgtatttaatttaaaaacttacaaaataaatgttaggtccaacatagtgtttctgttttaataagatagatgaaaatCCATTAGATCTTTAAATGCAGATGTTCACACCTTCCATGCCTAGCAATAACATATTCACTTTTCTGTATTAAATTCCAATATACTTACTGCGccttttgatttttgaaatctGGTCTAATCAAGTAACAAATGGcggttaaattttgttttttacattGCGATCTCAAATATTCGTTGACACATGCGATGTATAAACATTATTCTTTGAATTTTAAGTATAATTGAATACTAGAACATATTGTCATCACAAAAAACAAGTTGAACCCACATTTGACTTTTCTTGGTCAAACATTTTGGCGTCATgcatgatcttttttttttgaagggtATGCTAATCATGCATGATCTTCTCTatcgttatatatatatatatatatatatatatatatatatatataggtaccTTCAATAGCCATAACGAAATCTACAAACacaataatttgttttattcttatttcaTCGTTCAAAATGAAACGTTCAAGAACAACGTTGCTAGCTTTGATCTTCTTCATTGTCATCATATGGCAATCAAACTCATCATTAGCAAACTCCGAGACTTTCACACAATGCCTAACGTCAAACTCCGACCCCCAACATCCCATCTCCTCCGCCGTGATCTTCCCCGGAAACAGCTCCTACTCCTCCGTACTAGAAGCCTACATCCGTAACCTACGGTTCAACACCTCCACAACCCCAAAACCCTTCCTTATAATCGCCGCAACACACGAATCACACGTTCAAGCCGCAGTTACTTGTGGCCGACGTCACAACCTCCAGATGAAAACCAGAAGCGGCGGCCACGACTACGACGGCTTGTCATACGTGACGTACTCTGGGAAGCCGTTCTTTGTCCTCGATATGTTTAATCTCCGGTCGGTTGATGTTGACCTAGCGAGTAAAACCGCGTGGGTCCAAAGCGGTGCCATTCTCGGAGAAGTTTATTACTATATATGGGAGAAAAGCAAAACCCTAGCTTATCCGGCAGGGATTTGTCCGACGGTTGGTGTTGGTGGCCATGTTAGCGGGGGAGGGTACGGTAACTTGATGAGGAAGTACGGTCTCACCGTCGATAACACTATCGATGCAAGAATGGTCGACGTCAATGGTATAATCAAATATCTTTAGCTTCCCTATATAGTTTATGTGCTGATTAAGTTATTCAATGTCCTAAAATCACCAAATTTACTAGTTATAATTTTGATTAACATAAGTCCCGGATTATTCAGTTTAGACAATGAGTCACCTAAACATTATATATTAGAGTTAGACGTAATCACCATAATTTACctgtatatttaaatatttctcactatatttccattttatatttaaatattccaggaaatattttggatagaaAAGTGATGGGAGAGGACCTCTACTGGGCAAtcaacggaggaggaggaggaagcttCGGCGTCGTTTTGGCCTACAAAATAAACCTCGTCGAAGTCCCCGAAAACGTCACCGTTTTTAGAGTCTCCCGGACGTTGGAGCAAAACGCGACGGAGATCGTTCACAAGTGGCAACAAGTAGCTTCGGTGCTTCCCGACGAGCTCTTCATAAGACTAGTCATTGACGTAGTAAACGGTACCGTTTCCTCTCAAAAGACCGTTAGGGCATCTTTCGTAGGCATGTTCCTGGGAGACGCAACGACGCTTCTGTCTATATTAAACCGGAGATTACCAGAATTGGGACTGGTCCGATCCGACTGTACCGAGACGAGCTGGATCCAATCGGTTCTTTTCTGGACTAATATCCGAGTTGGTACGCCGGAGACAGTTCTACTCCAGAGGAACCAGACCGTGAATTATCTCAAGAGGAAGTCCGATTACGTCCGTGAACCGATTTCAAGAACCGGTTTAGAATCTATCTGGAAGAAGATGATCGAGCTTGAGATTCCTACGATGGCTTTCAATCCATACGGCGGCATGATGGGGAGGGTTCCGTCGACAGCAACTCCGTTCCCGTACAGAGCAGGGAATCTCTGGAAGATTCAGTACGGTGCGAACTGGAGAGAAGATAGGCTGACGAACCGGTATTTGGAGCTGACGAGGGAGCTGTACCGGTTCATGACTCCTTTTGTTTCCAAGAATCCGAGACAGTCGTACTTTAACTATCGGGATGTTGACTTGGGGATTAATTCTCACGACGGAGTTGTCCGGAGCTACGTGGAAGGTGAACGTTACGGGAGGAAATATTTCAACGGGAATTTCGAGAGGTTGGTGAAGATCAAGACGAGAGTTGACAGTGGGAACTTCTTCAGGAACGAACAGAGTATTCCTGTGAAACCATAGTTTCAATAGTATTTGGTTACTGAAATTGCTATTATTGTGTAATGATTGTATTGTAATTCTCATAAGTTTATAGTAAATAAAGTATGATTTCTTCATGCTACTAGATTTAAAGCTCGAGTCGGGCCTATAGTAGAACTTACTAATAGTGGAATAAGATGGAGTATTGATTATGTTGACAATGAAATACATTGGCACTTAATGAACTATAAAAAATCacaaccctaaaacatcaacaaaatcccttatatattaaaggaaaatcattttaaagaattttgtTCTTTAACGGTGAATTGACAATGTCTGACGTGGCTTagaagtttttatttaataaatcacCTGCAGAGAATGTTTATCacaaattatacatttaatgCAAACGTTACTTtccttaaaaatttaaataatttttggaACATCATTTTTTACTCGAGCTTCATTTCATGTTTCAAACCATCAAGAATATCACCGGAACAATCTGTTTCAGACCAAACTTGAGCTTCTTTCTTCTTCGATCACTTTCGAATAGAAAATACAACTCGGATAGTCTGTTGCGAGTTATCAGCTTCACCTTCGAGATAATTGTCAACGAGAAGCAACTTGAGTTTCATGTAGCGATGACCATGGCTGTAACTTCCGAATTCTAAACACATGCATTTTAAGAAACGATCGAAGCAACTTCGACGTAACAACCAAGGTTTTCTAACGTTACATTCcttaaaaatctaaacaattttCAGGACGTCATTCGACTTATGAAGCTATATaaccaaagaagaaaaaagaaaagaaaagaaaagaaatgagaaaCGACGTGTGAAGATGTATGGAGGCAGAGCTGAGTCTAGAGTgagaaatgaagaaaaaaaaagagaatttacTCAACGTATGAAGACAGAAATATCTCGGAGCAAAGACAAAAAGGAAACAAAGGTGGAGAATAAGAAGAAGTACATAGTTTGAGATGATTTTCGAGAGAAGGATCCCGATCAGATATGAGTGTGGGAGATCATTATATGGAGATTCACTTAATGGAGGACATATCAGGGAAGCCATAGAAACTGACGTTTCTGTCACTGGAGTAATGGTTTTATTGTGGTGAGCCTTGCTTCCTACGCAAGTATTAGAAAAAAACAGTTCAAATCGGGGCTAAGTCTAGGCCTGGGAAGCGGGTCGGATCCGCCCCGCCCACCCCGCCCCACCGCGGGTCAAACTCATTTTTCCCCTTGAAAAAATACCCGCAAAACCCGCATGACCGGCTTTAGATAACCACACCCGCCCCGCATTGATCAAGCGGGTCTAGCAGGTTATCCGccaaaaaatctcaaaaagTCAAAAACACCAAAAAGCTCGTTCTCGATCCAGAGGAGTGACAGAGAGTTAAGACTTGAGAGGAATGAGTTTGTGAAACTCCATAATTTCCGATTTGCAGAGAGTGATTAGATCACTTTAgggttaaaaaaatttggtttctAGATTTGCAAAGAGATGTTTAGTTGTTAGTTTACGGCGTGAAAAAAAAGGAAGTGTTTTAGGATTAAAAAGAATTAGGTTTCTAGATGGACTCTGTAAAAGAACACACTTTTTGTTATCGTCATTAAAACAGCATACACTTTCAAGAGGagtaaacaaaaaacaacaCACAATCTAACATATATAACTTTAAAACAGCACACACTTTACATCTCTATCACTCCTAAACGACATAGCATCATGCGGGTTAGCGGGGCCCGCTTCGACAAAAACCACAACCCGCATCCGCCCCGCTATATCCAACTACCGATCCGCCTAACCCACGGGTTtgagaatttataattttggtgatCCGCACCCGCCCCGCCGCGGGCCTAACGGGCCAATCTCCGCGGACTTTAACTCAAATTCCCAGGCCTAGCTAAGTCAAACCGGAAAATATTATGGCCAAGCTGGAGTTCCGGAACAAAAATAAGAAAGCTTCAGATCACTTTCAAGATATCTAGAAACTGTTATGTTGCAGAAATTTTGGGAGATCATGGGAGGTTCGTATGTGTTCTAATGTGACTGAAAATTGGTACACATTTAAAGGACACTACATACTCAATTCAACTAttgcatacccaaaataaatatgaaccaTTATCACtttcgtttaaaattttgttatgattaaaaatatagagtTGGACAAAATATGAATTCaaaaaactgaaccaaatccaatctgAAAAATAGTACTGAACtttaaccaaaattgattaaatatctgaacGGGTTCAAATTTTGGTACTTAGAGAACCGGCACCGAATCTGATCTAAACTGAAATATTCAGGTGTCCAAGTGTATTCAAACCagattatatacttaaatatattaattatttttaaatataagatatGTTTAAGTTGTTCAAAATATCTGGTAATGTATACAAataaacatgtttaaaataaataaacgatACTCAAAtactgaaatatttaaaatatctgtTGATTTgatatccaaatatttaggctaaaccaattttatgttaattttaagtatttggcatatattatttaaatttatatgttatttattatttttatttttataatttgagaaattaaaaatttatatgaaattttaattttttaaaaactcaaaCTAAACCTGCAAAGATCCGGACCGGACCAAACCGAATCCTTAAAGATCCGAACTGaattgaaccaaaccaaaacaaatgaTACTCGGATGCCCATCTTTAgtcaaatgtaaaaaatattatcgatataaaaattaatattgtttataatattttaaatacatcatagttaataaaatttactCCACACAAGGCGCAAATTTTCATCTAGTAACAATAGATTAGAGATGTTCAAATTACTAAAAACCGAatgaaaccaaaataaaaaatagtttgaatTTAGTAGTACCGAAAAAGAGAATGaatgttatttttaagaaataactTTACCAactgaataaatatatattaacagaTCCAACTGAATAAATGGAagaaaaaagatattaaaatatattagtatacatatataaattttataataatatgtatTTGGATcaattttacaataaaaatcaaagaaagtgactataataaaatcataaatttataaaattagcatataattttattttttatagtaaaattttaatataaattaatttataataatattatactaataGTTAGAAAATTAATCATCGTATTaattaaaactatttaatatttttaaaaaggttgttagattttttacaacagatttttttattaataaaactaaaatttaaatttacagttaaaatagatttgttattaatattcttataattatttagaaacattatatattaaataaaataatgtaaataaaaaatgtaactGAATATTTGTATCTAGTATGACTATTTGTAGTATAAAAATGGTACTTCTcatttaatagagaagatatactatacttataaaattagcatataattttattttttcataatgaaattttagttaaacttaatttataataatattatagttcTAATTAGGAAATTAATCAgcacattaattaaaaaatatttaaagtttttaaaaaatatttatttaaattgttttttcaacagattttgttattgctaaaactaaaatttaaatttacagtTAAAATAGGTTTGTTATTAATGttcttataattatttagaaatgttatacattaaataaaacaatgtaAGTAATCAAAAATATGTAACTGAATATATGGATCTAGACTTCTAGTATGACTATTTtgtagtagataaaaatagtatttctcTTTTGATGGAGAACATATATTGATTTGTCTCGATTTGTATGCTATCATAGTCTATGATTTAATATCATTCTTAAATTGTGATCTGTATTTACGGGAAGACATAAAAATGGATGAGTTCTTTTTTAAGGTGATGCTAATATAGAACAAAATCATTCATAATCTgtaacttataaaaatatttgacaaaatatatattaaatatttctttcttCTCCAGAAAGAAGGAACAAATGGAGATAatatcatttgaaaaaaaaaatctaagtaTATAACTAACATTCAATATGTTGACCAAAAGCTAACATTCAATAAATAGACCAGATAAACTGAACTTATTTCATACTCGTATATATAAACTAGGAAATAGATCAccatatctattctattaaatctCCGTATTGATTAATTGACTAATTTAGAAAGATATCAGCCAATCTTAAAGATATTCATTCACAAGAACAGCAGATAGTATATATTCATGTCCATTCAACAAACTTGAAACATATAAGAAATGCAAACCCCTAAACGAAGGTGATAACAAGAAACACAAGCAATGAAATCTCCAACAATCAAAACCCTGATTATTTCTGTTTTTCTCTTTACAATCCCAACATCATTGGCATCACCACCAACAGTTGACAACGTTTTCAAACAATGCCTCATCGATTTTAAACCCTCAAATCCGAATTCCCCTATTCAAAACTTCACATACACTCCACAAAACCCTAAGTTCCTCACAATCCTAAACAACTACGTCCGTAACCTCCGTTACTTCAACAACACGACACGTAAACCTATCACTATTGTAGCTGCCGCCGATGTCACTCACATCCAGGCTACGATCACCTGCTCCAAGAAACTTGGCCTTCAGCTCCGGATCCGCAGTGGAGGCCATGACTATGACGGGTTGTCATACTTATCAACAGTAGATTTCGTTGTCCTAGACATGTTCAACCTCCGGTCTATCGAGTTCGATCCTAAAGTTGAAACGGCGTGGGTCCAATCCGGTGCTACGCTTGGAGAGATCTACTACGGAGTGGCCAACAAAAGCAATGATCACCGTGGATTTCCCGCCGGAATCTGCCCCGGGTTAGGCGCTGGTGGACATTTTAGCGGCGGTGGTTACGGGAACATGATGAGAAAATACGGTTTATCGATCGATAACATTATAGACGCTAAGATCGTTGATGCCAAGGGGAGAGTCTTGGACCGGAGCTCAATGGGAGAAGATCTTTTCTGGGCCTTACGTGGAGGTGGAGCGGCTAGTTTCTGTGTTGTCTTAGCCTGGAAGATCAAGCTTGTTCCGGTTCCAGAGAAGGTCACGGTCTTTAACGTAGAAACCGTCGGAAATAGAGGTGGCGTGAACACCACGGAACTTGTAGTGAAGTGGCAAGAGATCGCAGACAAGATCGACCATAGTCTGTTCATTAGGTTAACTTTAAGCACAAGCAACAAAACTGTGAAGGCTTCGTTCATGGGAATGTTCCTCGGAGATTCGTCTAGGCTTCTAGGAATCATGAACAAGGAGTTCCCGGAGCTTGGTCTGAACAAAACAGAATGTATTGAAATGAAATGGATTGAATCGGTTTTGTTCTGGCTCAGTATCCCACCCGGTACAGCACCAACATCGGTTATGCTAAACCGGATCCCGCAAAAGCAAATCTATCTCAAGAGAAAATCTGATTACGTCCAAAAGCCGATATCAAGAACCGGTTTAGATGCGATATTCAAGGTTCTGTTAGAGAACGAGAACGTGACAATGGCTTGGAACCCGTACGGAGGGAGGATGAGCGAGATTCCATCGACCGAGACAGCGTTTCCTCATCGAGCAGGCAACATGTTCAAGATCCAGTACGCGGCAAACTGGTTCGTGCCAGGGGAAGAAGTGGCTAACGAATGCTTGAGCCAGACGGAGAGAGTTTTCGAAGCAATGGGGCCTTACGTGTCAAAGAACCCAAGAGAGGCGTTTTTGAACTATAGAGACGTGGACATTGGCACGAGCTTGAATTCAACGTACGAGGAAGGGAAAGTGTATGGGATGAAGTATTTTAAGAATAACTTCGAGAGATTGGTTAGTGTGAAGGGTAGAGTTGATCCCGACAACTTTTTCCGGTACGAGCAGAGCATTCCTGTTCCCTCGAGCCACTAGGTTCTAGAGAGTAGAGACTAGAGACACACTTTTATTCCTTATTGAGAATTCTTACCtaagttataatttaaaataaaactcatAATCGTATCGTTTGATGTCAAGGGAAAGAGTTTGAGCTCTGTGCATGTCTTCATTGGATTCAGATCTTATGCCTATGATTTGGAATAGATGTTGAAAGATGTCATGTTAATgtttaatgaaaataatatgTATCTACATTTTCTCCAGAAAAGAAATGTGATATAATTGCCAAaagttttgaaaacaaaaatcaaataaaaacacatgtattttctgtaaataaaaaatcacaaatcAAATAACAGTTTCAAGTTCCAATTGGTCTCTATTACTTCTTAGAGTTTATAATTGGAAGAAACTGTAGCTTTATATTTTTTGCTGTAGAAATAAAACGGTAGATTTTTCTGTTGTGGTTGTAGATAATTTTGGTGTAAGATTTTAGCTGTAGGTTTAAAAAGATTTaatgatttctatataaattttctaaagCAGAAAATAAGTGCTCTAAGAATTAATAGCGAAAGAGGATCATTTTCTAAAGCAAACAACTAGTTTGAATCCTCCCATGTCACACCAAACATGTTTGTATGAGAAGTCAACCTCACCGAGGGAACGGCTTGGGTAGATTCCGGCGCCTCCATCGGAGAAGTTTATTACCGAATCGCAGAGAAGACCAATGCCTTTGGGTTTCCAGCGGGTTTGTCTCCGACGTTAGGCATTGGTGGACATTTCCCATACTCTTTCTGATCTCATCATCTCCAACATCTCTTTCTTCCGAGTCTCTGACCGAGTCTTGTTGCTCTCTTCATATTAGGCCCATTAAGGCCCATGCCCAATCTTTTGTTGCcttaaatacactcttgtatcgTTTTGTCTCTTTCTTCATCTCCACGAATCcctaaaactttaaaaaaaaaaactcaaaacctaGCCCTCGAGCCATCAAAGTCTCCATCACTACAGGAAATTCGAGCATTGATAGCGTGCAATAAACGCTATCTATTACTATCGCAGCGTTGTTAGAAACGCTGTGTCTTCGACCGCGACAATAGGTCCGAGAGCTATTGTAGCGCTTTTACGTAATGCTACATTAGTTACTTTTACGATAGCGTTTTATTAATTGCAATTGTTTATTTTACGATAGCGTTATCTTTATGCCATTAATTGTATTATTAATGTTATAGTTGGAACTCGTACCAGACCATACAACATTTTTAATAGCGTTTTATTATATGCTATTGATATGTATTTGTGATACAATAGCGGTTTCttaaatgtaattaatttttgCTACACTTTTTTAAGATAGCGTATTTTTAAAAcgatattatttattattttgtaatacaGCGTTTTCTTATTGTGCAATAggcttatataaaattaaaaaaaaaatacaaaatcagttttgcaaattatttataatttttgatatcccgacatttttaattttgatatatatatatatatatataaatttaaaatatcaaatccgaaaattaatatattaataattttagataatcCAAAATACATTAGCATAATCCTTTTTAATCACTACATTCAGCTTTTGctacaaaaaaaacagattacaATTCAGCAAAACCTCCTTAGTTTCTTTGACCCTTGCCTCTAGAAGACTCTCCTTTCACTTGTTTAGAGTGTCTCCGTTGAGACATAACTCTTCGGTACATTGGATCGatgtcttcttcatcttcctcaatGCGGATCAAGTATCCAAGAGCTCTCCGGTACTGTCCTTCTGTAACCTCGACCACATCATCATCTGCTTCTTGTAGTGCTCTCTGGTATTGTCGGTCTGTGAGCTCAACCACATCATCATCTGCTTCTTGTCGTGGCTGTTGGTGGGATGGTGGAACATCACATGCTTCTTGTCGTGGCTGTTGGTGGGATGGTGGAACATGAGATGCCTCTTGTCTTGGCTGTTGGTGGCGTGGTGGAATGATCCTAAGCACTGCTGGTGCCGGAAGTGCTAAGACTATTTCTTTCCTAGCTTGCATTTCTGAatcaaagaaacaaataaattattgaacAATATTATAACAACAAATTAAAGGAAATTGTCAATTAGAAATAAGATTACCGTATGAAAT
The Raphanus sativus cultivar WK10039 chromosome 1, ASM80110v3, whole genome shotgun sequence DNA segment above includes these coding regions:
- the LOC108859358 gene encoding berberine bridge enzyme-like 9, encoding MKSPTIKTLIISVFLFTIPTSLASPPTVDNVFKQCLIDFKPSNPNSPIQNFTYTPQNPKFLTILNNYVRNLRYFNNTTRKPITIVAAADVTHIQATITCSKKLGLQLRIRSGGHDYDGLSYLSTVDFVVLDMFNLRSIEFDPKVETAWVQSGATLGEIYYGVANKSNDHRGFPAGICPGLGAGGHFSGGGYGNMMRKYGLSIDNIIDAKIVDAKGRVLDRSSMGEDLFWALRGGGAASFCVVLAWKIKLVPVPEKVTVFNVETVGNRGGVNTTELVVKWQEIADKIDHSLFIRLTLSTSNKTVKASFMGMFLGDSSRLLGIMNKEFPELGLNKTECIEMKWIESVLFWLSIPPGTAPTSVMLNRIPQKQIYLKRKSDYVQKPISRTGLDAIFKVLLENENVTMAWNPYGGRMSEIPSTETAFPHRAGNMFKIQYAANWFVPGEEVANECLSQTERVFEAMGPYVSKNPREAFLNYRDVDIGTSLNSTYEEGKVYGMKYFKNNFERLVSVKGRVDPDNFFRYEQSIPVPSSH
- the LOC108857745 gene encoding berberine bridge enzyme-like 8 encodes the protein MKRSRTTLLALIFFIVIIWQSNSSLANSETFTQCLTSNSDPQHPISSAVIFPGNSSYSSVLEAYIRNLRFNTSTTPKPFLIIAATHESHVQAAVTCGRRHNLQMKTRSGGHDYDGLSYVTYSGKPFFVLDMFNLRSVDVDLASKTAWVQSGAILGEVYYYIWEKSKTLAYPAGICPTVGVGGHVSGGGYGNLMRKYGLTVDNTIDARMVDVNGNILDRKVMGEDLYWAINGGGGGSFGVVLAYKINLVEVPENVTVFRVSRTLEQNATEIVHKWQQVASVLPDELFIRLVIDVVNGTVSSQKTVRASFVGMFLGDATTLLSILNRRLPELGLVRSDCTETSWIQSVLFWTNIRVGTPETVLLQRNQTVNYLKRKSDYVREPISRTGLESIWKKMIELEIPTMAFNPYGGMMGRVPSTATPFPYRAGNLWKIQYGANWREDRLTNRYLELTRELYRFMTPFVSKNPRQSYFNYRDVDLGINSHDGVVRSYVEGERYGRKYFNGNFERLVKIKTRVDSGNFFRNEQSIPVKP